A genomic region of Macaca mulatta isolate MMU2019108-1 chromosome 5, T2T-MMU8v2.0, whole genome shotgun sequence contains the following coding sequences:
- the LOC144340831 gene encoding uncharacterized protein LOC144340831, which produces MVPALRSLVHAPQLLRLGGEKRRGRGRGCRVPRIPQPPPAPARGPPSPSQPRLQPLVPCRASAPVPRRRPRVGESEAQSSPSRQREPVKRRRGRSGGGKL; this is translated from the coding sequence ATGGTGCCAGCGCTGCGGAGTCTGGTCCATGCTCCCCAGCTTCTCCGGCTCGGAGGCGAGAAGAggagggggcgggggcggggctgcCGCGTCCCTCGAATCCCCCAGCCCCCTCCCGCCCCCGCGCGCGGACCGCCCTCGCCTTCCCAACCTCGCCTCCAGCCGCTGGTGCCCTGCCGCGCCTCGGCTCCTGTCCCCCGGCGGCGACCGCGGGTGGGGGAATCTGAAGCTCAGTCGAGCCCCAGCCGGCAGAGAGAACCTGTAAAGAGAAGGCGCGGACGCAGCGGGG